A region from the Sutcliffiella horikoshii genome encodes:
- a CDS encoding exosporium protein D, whose translation MSCRDSRLKYCRETLGSISPQRVRPNGHKKLKCKEISCELETHKVRGNGESLTGNIPNSIFVPAFREELVVFEDYTENHNKTFLQLSVEPAPPNITFRVLDVRIYTRDSEEPIDIRLTTNPFGPEFTGIPRGIQVENFVRLTVTNTLESPSILQFYIEKTFCICCRESGDKK comes from the coding sequence ATGTCTTGTAGGGATAGTCGATTGAAGTATTGCAGGGAAACACTTGGTTCCATAAGTCCGCAAAGAGTCCGTCCTAATGGCCATAAAAAACTAAAATGCAAAGAAATTAGCTGTGAATTGGAAACCCATAAGGTCCGAGGAAACGGCGAAAGCTTAACTGGAAACATTCCTAACAGTATTTTTGTTCCCGCTTTTAGAGAAGAGTTAGTTGTGTTTGAGGATTATACGGAAAACCACAATAAAACCTTCCTTCAGCTTTCGGTAGAACCAGCCCCACCTAATATTACTTTCAGGGTTTTGGATGTAAGAATTTATACTAGGGATTCCGAGGAACCTATCGATATCCGCCTTACTACAAATCCATTTGGACCTGAATTCACCGGTATTCCAAGAGGGATTCAAGTGGAAAATTTTGTCCGACTCACAGTTACCAATACGCTTGAAAGTCCAAGCATTTTACAATTTTATATTGAAAAAACATTCTGCATTTGTTGCAGAGAAAGCGGGGATAAAAAGTGA
- a CDS encoding nucleotidyltransferase domain-containing protein, protein MNYLQRGYGLDENGFIVRDVDFEKIIPVYLKCVQETIVTLHLQLPNLLHSVYVYGSVARGDAKKGNSDLDILAIFNQDLHYNEQQRVKKLAESLSQKYHSLVRDVGIAKTTLDYCMDPNNYYEQAFLRELCVCVDGEDLRGRFGPYKLTPEIAICFNGDIAEVSERYLKKLQVASWDEFHTIIQSLIRKLTRTYYSMVMARSQIWSTKLDEQAAIFLTHFPEKKKVVTNLQEWMEKAPADRIKAITILEKESEWIVNHFTKEAQKCEEI, encoded by the coding sequence ATGAACTACTTGCAGAGAGGGTATGGATTGGATGAGAATGGATTTATTGTCCGGGACGTTGATTTTGAAAAAATAATACCTGTCTATCTGAAATGTGTCCAAGAAACAATAGTAACCCTTCACCTACAGCTTCCTAACCTGCTACATAGTGTTTATGTGTACGGAAGTGTAGCGAGGGGTGATGCGAAAAAGGGTAATTCAGATCTGGACATACTGGCTATATTCAACCAAGACTTGCATTATAACGAACAACAAAGAGTGAAGAAGCTAGCAGAGAGTTTATCCCAAAAATATCACTCGCTTGTCCGCGATGTAGGCATAGCTAAAACCACTCTGGATTATTGTATGGATCCGAATAACTATTACGAACAGGCGTTCTTACGTGAACTTTGTGTTTGTGTAGATGGCGAGGATCTTCGCGGACGGTTCGGACCTTATAAGCTGACACCGGAAATAGCGATATGCTTCAATGGGGATATAGCTGAAGTTTCAGAGCGATATTTGAAAAAACTACAAGTTGCATCTTGGGATGAGTTTCATACAATCATACAAAGTTTAATACGTAAATTGACTCGAACATATTATTCCATGGTTATGGCTCGTTCTCAAATCTGGTCTACAAAGCTAGATGAACAAGCTGCTATTTTTCTTACACACTTTCCAGAAAAGAAAAAAGTGGTAACAAATCTCCAAGAATGGATGGAAAAAGCACCTGCTGATCGCATCAAAGCAATAACGATATTGGAAAAGGAAAGTGAATGGATTGTGAATCATTTTACTAAAGAAGCACAAAAATGCGAGGAAATATAA
- a CDS encoding thioredoxin family protein, whose amino-acid sequence MKTEQQFFQEGKSIQTYMDEMSTLKEESFTVYENFRLPADGLAEKLQQQSLHFLTITEDWCGDAMMINPVIRKLAEAAGIDFRVALRDADTSLIDRHLTNGGRAIPMILILDEKGELLGKWGPRAPEVQEIVDELRGALPPKEDPAFAEKQKEVIATLRERYVSEEILWTYVYDSFKNTLMNILEKK is encoded by the coding sequence ATGAAAACCGAACAACAATTTTTCCAAGAGGGAAAATCCATACAAACATACATGGATGAAATGAGTACATTAAAAGAAGAAAGCTTCACGGTCTACGAAAACTTCCGATTGCCTGCAGATGGATTGGCAGAAAAGCTACAACAGCAGTCTCTGCACTTCCTAACCATTACAGAAGACTGGTGCGGTGACGCAATGATGATCAATCCGGTGATTCGTAAGTTGGCTGAAGCTGCAGGTATTGATTTCCGTGTTGCTTTAAGGGATGCAGATACGAGCCTGATTGACCGCCATCTGACAAATGGGGGACGAGCAATTCCAATGATTTTAATCTTGGACGAAAAAGGTGAACTTCTAGGCAAATGGGGACCTCGTGCACCTGAAGTACAAGAGATTGTTGATGAACTCCGTGGGGCGCTGCCGCCTAAGGAAGATCCTGCGTTTGCAGAAAAGCAAAAAGAAGTCATTGCTACTCTAAGAGAGAGATATGTAAGCGAAGAAATTCTATGGACATATGTGTATGATAGCTTTAAAAATACATTAATGAACATCTTGGAAAAGAAATAG
- a CDS encoding TetR family transcriptional regulator, producing the protein MDKKEKIVQASIEVFKEKGIERTKISDIVKRAEIAQGTFYLYFPSKLSVMPAIAEQIVLKFMEQIKKDVSTDASLKKQLDQLVDAIFQVTAEFRDVSALVYAGISTTEHISKWETIYYPLYDLVASILKENQKRHLIRDSVDPARTSQLLLGLIESAAEQVFLFNEYEAVNEQKHKAELLEFLEHALRP; encoded by the coding sequence TTGGATAAAAAAGAAAAGATTGTCCAGGCTTCGATTGAAGTATTTAAGGAAAAAGGCATTGAAAGAACCAAGATTTCAGATATTGTGAAAAGAGCAGAAATTGCGCAAGGGACGTTTTACTTGTATTTTCCTTCCAAACTTTCTGTGATGCCTGCAATAGCAGAGCAAATAGTATTAAAGTTCATGGAGCAAATCAAAAAAGATGTTTCAACAGATGCATCTTTAAAGAAACAACTTGATCAATTGGTGGATGCTATTTTTCAAGTAACCGCGGAGTTTCGTGATGTTTCCGCTCTTGTTTATGCAGGGATTTCTACCACAGAGCATATTAGCAAGTGGGAAACCATATATTACCCTCTATACGATTTGGTTGCTTCTATTTTAAAAGAGAATCAAAAGCGTCATTTAATTAGGGATTCTGTAGATCCTGCCAGAACCTCACAATTATTGCTTGGGTTAATTGAATCTGCTGCTGAGCAGGTATTTTTATTCAATGAGTATGAGGCAGTAAATGAGCAAAAGCATAAGGCAGAATTACTTGAATTCTTGGAGCATGCTTTACGCCCGTGA
- a CDS encoding DMT family transporter has translation MNRYWIYVLITCALEMVWVFGFSTAQSAWHWALVILVIIIDFYFLAKACEGLPTGTVYAVFAGVGSIGTVLMDYFLFEGSIDLLKLFFIGVLVAGVIGLKLSDNKTEEGMQ, from the coding sequence ATGAACAGATATTGGATATATGTACTGATCACCTGCGCATTGGAAATGGTGTGGGTTTTTGGATTTAGTACAGCGCAATCGGCATGGCATTGGGCGCTTGTCATTTTAGTAATCATCATCGATTTTTATTTTTTGGCTAAAGCATGTGAAGGACTGCCTACTGGAACGGTGTATGCAGTATTTGCCGGAGTGGGCTCTATTGGAACTGTATTGATGGATTATTTCCTGTTTGAAGGAAGCATAGATTTGTTGAAACTATTTTTTATTGGCGTACTGGTGGCAGGGGTTATTGGTTTGAAGCTGTCTGATAATAAGACAGAGGAAGGGATGCAGTAA
- a CDS encoding DMT family transporter gives MGWLFVTFAAISEIVGVIGLKLFSTKKNLKTGALFLGGFGMSFFLLYQAFSYLQLSIAYAVWIGIGTAGAVVINMVFFGESRNGSRVFSLMLIIVGVIGLKLVS, from the coding sequence ATGGGTTGGTTATTTGTTACGTTCGCGGCAATAAGTGAAATAGTTGGTGTAATCGGATTGAAGTTATTTAGTACAAAGAAAAACCTAAAAACGGGAGCGTTGTTCCTCGGTGGTTTTGGAATGTCGTTTTTCTTGCTATATCAGGCATTTTCCTATCTTCAATTGAGTATTGCCTATGCTGTTTGGATAGGTATAGGTACAGCAGGAGCCGTAGTGATAAACATGGTTTTCTTTGGTGAATCAAGAAACGGCTCACGTGTTTTTAGTTTGATGTTAATTATAGTGGGTGTTATTGGTTTAAAGTTAGTTTCATAA
- a CDS encoding spore germination protein, protein MNNSIHTNLEENIKDLQKSFHHTSSLSIRKLQMGTENTLYVALMYMEEIADTDKIETNIIEPLLAFDGELEWDDSLVENVSQKIVKTAGLKIASTLNELTDALLNGNTIMLIEGYSKGIIAKNAQMKERSLEQVVSERSPRGGMVGLTEKLDTNIGLLRGMIKTSNLCIDSMNIGRLSQTAISILYIQGVVDQDVLAEIRRRIDNLKVNYVLEAKLIEEAMENPTKDFLFTMSENTERPDVITSSLYDGKVVVMVDGNPYGIILPGLFVSALQAPDEYNQKLGRFSIRFIRLISFIMTIYIPSVYVVASKFYSDQIPKNVAETLFKGDELLSPFWSMIVLFFLLTVLADAIFRIPQSAIIFVSLLATIAIGETAVSAKIIHPFSLILVAVTYLTSLLFASKQMAAPTNALRFAFLWIGNFYGISGVIIGTTILIIYMVSRRSVGVPYLTPIIPFRIEEFNDTFFRGRLEKLNNSKHSYPNVDK, encoded by the coding sequence ATGAATAATTCCATTCATACAAATCTTGAAGAGAATATCAAAGATCTTCAAAAAAGTTTTCACCATACATCATCACTTTCCATTAGAAAATTGCAAATGGGAACCGAAAATACTCTATATGTTGCGCTCATGTATATGGAGGAAATTGCTGATACAGATAAAATTGAGACCAATATTATTGAACCTCTTTTAGCGTTTGATGGTGAATTAGAGTGGGACGATTCCTTGGTGGAAAATGTGTCTCAAAAAATCGTTAAAACTGCCGGCCTCAAAATAGCAAGCACATTGAATGAACTGACAGACGCTCTTCTGAACGGAAATACGATCATGCTAATAGAAGGATATTCTAAGGGGATCATTGCCAAGAATGCTCAGATGAAAGAGAGAAGTTTGGAGCAGGTGGTAAGCGAGCGTTCTCCGCGGGGTGGTATGGTAGGCTTAACAGAAAAGCTTGATACAAATATAGGTTTATTGCGCGGCATGATAAAAACTTCTAATCTTTGCATAGACTCCATGAATATCGGAAGGCTTTCCCAAACTGCCATATCTATACTATACATCCAAGGTGTAGTAGATCAAGATGTGTTAGCTGAAATTAGGCGTCGTATAGATAACCTGAAAGTAAACTATGTATTAGAGGCAAAACTAATTGAAGAAGCGATGGAGAATCCAACCAAGGATTTTTTATTTACTATGTCTGAAAACACCGAACGTCCTGATGTTATTACTTCCTCTTTATATGATGGAAAAGTAGTAGTGATGGTTGATGGGAATCCATATGGAATCATTTTACCAGGTTTATTTGTATCTGCCCTCCAGGCTCCAGATGAATATAATCAGAAACTGGGGCGTTTTAGTATTCGATTTATAAGGCTGATTAGCTTCATTATGACAATTTATATCCCAAGCGTTTATGTTGTTGCATCAAAATTCTACTCTGATCAAATACCCAAAAATGTTGCTGAAACATTATTTAAAGGGGATGAGCTACTTTCCCCGTTTTGGAGTATGATTGTTTTATTTTTTTTACTTACAGTTCTAGCTGATGCGATTTTTCGAATTCCTCAGAGTGCGATAATTTTTGTTTCTTTGTTGGCTACTATAGCAATTGGAGAAACTGCAGTGTCAGCAAAAATAATACACCCGTTCAGCCTTATATTAGTGGCCGTAACTTATTTAACAAGTCTTTTATTCGCCTCCAAGCAGATGGCAGCCCCTACCAATGCACTGCGTTTTGCATTTTTATGGATTGGAAATTTCTATGGAATCTCTGGCGTAATTATTGGAACAACCATTTTGATTATATACATGGTTTCCCGTCGCTCTGTTGGCGTACCATACTTAACCCCAATCATCCCCTTCCGTATAGAAGAGTTTAATGATACGTTTTTTAGAGGCAGATTAGAAAAATTAAATAATAGTAAGCATAGCTATCCTAATGTGGATAAGTAA
- a CDS encoding plasmid pRiA4b ORF-3 family protein, whose translation MIIQCTKKLFDELKIVPALQEGEETNLLLAWHANFLKIGRHKFIVLVNDKNRYAIVLYGLKAKDKKNFDTLVKEAIREVFQAESIKDEVIENYLQATSAMVYDKTRDRKLVARLNKACEAVHFAEDLWDPSSIVQVEMSKCISSMLVGDGKKDYFNPNEQMYKDLEEFSSQPVFNTEALVLKVTLDLSQHSVWRRITVPAGITFSKLHDVLQTAFSWQNSHIHDFEIFEKRKGSSGWQEKPSLNLVCHEEAFSYQGEVPMKMEDGYKLKDFTGSKIVYNYDFGDDWKHIIEVEDVINDYTVNFPICTDGEGNPPPEDVGGEMGYEVFLSIIKDSKHPDYRQTKEWGEMQGYVEFDKDEVNWQLRKF comes from the coding sequence ATGATTATTCAATGCACGAAAAAGCTTTTTGATGAGTTGAAAATTGTTCCTGCGCTTCAAGAGGGTGAAGAAACCAACCTACTTTTAGCATGGCACGCGAATTTTCTTAAAATCGGTAGACACAAATTTATTGTCTTAGTGAATGATAAAAACCGATACGCCATTGTGCTTTATGGATTGAAGGCGAAGGATAAAAAGAATTTTGACACGTTAGTAAAGGAAGCGATTCGTGAGGTATTTCAGGCGGAATCAATCAAGGATGAGGTCATCGAAAACTATCTGCAGGCTACATCCGCAATGGTGTATGACAAAACCAGGGACCGGAAGCTAGTGGCAAGATTAAATAAGGCTTGTGAAGCGGTTCACTTTGCTGAAGACTTATGGGATCCGAGTTCCATCGTTCAAGTGGAGATGAGCAAGTGTATTAGTTCGATGTTGGTTGGAGATGGAAAAAAGGACTATTTTAATCCCAATGAACAGATGTATAAGGATTTAGAGGAGTTTTCAAGTCAACCTGTTTTCAATACGGAAGCACTTGTTCTGAAGGTGACGCTGGACCTTTCTCAGCATTCGGTTTGGAGGAGAATTACTGTTCCTGCCGGTATTACATTTTCTAAGCTACATGACGTACTACAGACTGCTTTCTCTTGGCAGAACAGCCATATTCATGACTTTGAAATTTTTGAAAAGAGAAAAGGTAGCTCTGGATGGCAGGAAAAACCCAGCTTAAACTTGGTCTGTCATGAGGAAGCCTTTTCCTATCAAGGAGAGGTTCCCATGAAAATGGAGGACGGGTATAAACTGAAGGATTTTACAGGGAGCAAAATTGTGTACAATTATGATTTCGGCGATGATTGGAAGCACATAATTGAAGTAGAAGACGTCATAAACGATTACACCGTCAACTTCCCGATCTGTACGGACGGTGAAGGAAACCCACCTCCTGAAGATGTAGGAGGAGAGATGGGGTATGAGGTATTTCTCTCTATCATTAAAGACTCCAAGCATCCCGATTACCGCCAGACAAAAGAGTGGGGAGAGATGCAAGGGTACGTGGAGTTTGATAAAGATGAGGTAAATTGGCAGTTGAGGAAGTTTTAA
- a CDS encoding LysR family transcriptional regulator, producing MNLDQIKYILEVAKEKSLTRAASNLHVSTPAISKSISQLEKELGITIFHRSRQGTVPTTEGKKIINSGLEILSILDELQKDLATGTITKTFKIGCGPSLTYVIYDAYLLFKEENSHVQIEIIEMDQDEILKALKYKEIDIAFSPFDIEELKNANMQDSMVFDLIYTGHACVYVSKHSSLYHKDIIYTEDIKDEKVVLYNSKRAQLLNEKFLKNVQPFLTSNNVEVLRTSVLYGHAICIIYDFSFKNNSDVKNGNLAAIPLGNPNLINFDFWSIRPNNTGISVEVSNFQHKVIKLLRA from the coding sequence ATGAATCTTGATCAAATAAAATATATCTTAGAGGTAGCAAAAGAGAAATCTTTAACAAGGGCAGCTAGTAATTTGCACGTGTCCACACCAGCTATAAGTAAATCCATCTCCCAGCTTGAAAAGGAACTCGGAATAACCATTTTCCACCGCTCGCGCCAGGGGACCGTTCCCACGACAGAGGGAAAAAAGATTATTAATAGCGGACTTGAAATATTATCGATTTTGGATGAACTACAAAAGGATCTTGCAACAGGCACTATAACGAAGACATTCAAAATAGGTTGCGGACCATCTTTGACCTACGTGATTTATGATGCCTATCTGCTTTTCAAAGAAGAAAATAGCCATGTTCAAATAGAAATTATAGAGATGGACCAAGATGAAATCTTGAAAGCATTAAAGTACAAAGAAATAGACATAGCATTCTCCCCCTTTGATATAGAAGAGCTAAAAAATGCAAATATGCAGGATTCAATGGTTTTTGACTTAATTTATACAGGGCATGCATGTGTATATGTTAGCAAGCATTCAAGTCTCTATCACAAGGATATAATCTATACAGAAGACATCAAGGATGAAAAAGTGGTCCTCTATAACTCTAAACGAGCACAACTTCTGAACGAAAAATTCTTAAAAAATGTGCAACCTTTCCTTACTTCTAATAACGTCGAGGTTTTAAGGACATCTGTTTTATATGGACACGCTATTTGTATTATTTATGATTTTTCATTCAAAAATAATTCAGATGTAAAGAATGGGAATTTAGCTGCCATTCCATTGGGAAATCCTAACCTAATAAATTTTGATTTCTGGTCAATTCGCCCCAATAATACAGGAATTTCTGTTGAAGTCAGCAATTTTCAGCACAAGGTAATCAAGTTGCTCCGTGCTTGA
- a CDS encoding DUF3889 domain-containing protein, with translation MKKITVLLCIACFLLSGYQSASSAAATQPSTQQVPSYAKWGQLAMKRTKEAYPKADIVDYLHIGRQEGPVLTTEKFRLWLKEGDKEFGVNVTISFYKETEAVKEVKMEEIKRKAKRKKRS, from the coding sequence ATGAAAAAGATTACTGTACTTTTATGTATTGCTTGCTTCTTATTGTCGGGCTATCAATCTGCTTCATCAGCAGCTGCCACACAACCATCCACCCAACAAGTTCCAAGTTACGCAAAGTGGGGGCAGCTCGCGATGAAACGGACAAAAGAAGCCTATCCAAAAGCAGATATTGTGGACTACCTACACATAGGCAGACAGGAAGGTCCAGTATTAACAACAGAAAAATTTAGATTGTGGCTAAAAGAAGGGGACAAAGAGTTCGGGGTCAACGTCACGATTAGTTTTTATAAGGAAACGGAAGCGGTTAAAGAGGTTAAGATGGAAGAAATAAAGCGGAAAGCCAAACGTAAAAAGCGTAGCTAA
- a CDS encoding SRPBCC domain-containing protein: MTTKMISKVDGNVLVLEREFNATKDVLFKAFSEAELLRKWWGPRGWELTVCDLDFREGGVWHYCMKCVDESQGDFFGFESWGKALYKKIVPNEKIEYIDYFSDAEGNESSEMPATLSTLSFEEHEGKTKLVNRAEYESPEALKTVLEMGMEHGIKETWDRLEEHVLSR; the protein is encoded by the coding sequence ATGACAACCAAAATGATCTCAAAAGTAGACGGAAACGTACTTGTTTTAGAGCGTGAATTCAATGCCACTAAAGACGTTTTATTTAAAGCTTTTTCAGAAGCAGAGCTTCTAAGGAAATGGTGGGGACCACGTGGCTGGGAGCTGACAGTTTGCGATCTGGACTTTAGAGAAGGTGGCGTTTGGCATTATTGCATGAAATGTGTGGATGAGAGCCAAGGCGACTTTTTTGGATTTGAATCTTGGGGAAAAGCACTTTACAAAAAAATTGTTCCGAATGAAAAAATTGAATACATCGATTATTTTTCAGATGCAGAAGGCAATGAGTCTTCGGAAATGCCTGCAACATTATCCACATTGTCGTTTGAGGAGCATGAAGGCAAGACAAAGCTAGTAAATCGCGCGGAGTATGAATCTCCAGAGGCTTTGAAGACGGTGTTGGAAATGGGAATGGAGCATGGCATTAAAGAAACTTGGGATCGTTTGGAAGAACATGTCTTGTCTCGTTAA
- a CDS encoding aspartyl-phosphate phosphatase Spo0E family protein, whose protein sequence is MQNKLVTMPKEKLENLVETLREKLYQSYKENGLDSDTTINISQELDVILNVIQILKLK, encoded by the coding sequence ATGCAAAATAAATTAGTTACGATGCCAAAAGAGAAGCTGGAAAATCTAGTAGAAACCTTGAGGGAAAAGTTATATCAATCATACAAAGAAAATGGTCTTGATAGTGATACAACCATCAACATAAGTCAGGAACTGGACGTTATATTGAATGTGATACAAATTTTGAAATTAAAATAA
- a CDS encoding S66 peptidase family protein produces MAIKPLALQRGDTIGLVTLGSPLAATTINTRVQYLRNMGFNVVFGKYVYSIDGIVSAPADKRAEDLMDMFKNPNVRMILATRGGTGVQGILPYLDFDVIRENPKLISGYSDITVLLNSLYQFSDLITFHSLMLIDFRAETPSYSFNQFFAATSTFTSPRAIINPPEVVRMGINPGNVTGPIVGGNITSIVNAIGTPYEINTKGKILFLEDTHTPANMMLRYFTQLSMAGKFNDCLGIIMGECTNCPVAYNTSYADLINTVLVPTRKPLITNFATGHGRFKAAIPVGARVNMNATNNTITVMEPAVSWEQAR; encoded by the coding sequence ATGGCTATTAAACCACTTGCGCTTCAAAGAGGAGATACAATTGGTTTGGTTACTTTGGGGAGTCCTCTTGCTGCGACGACAATAAATACGCGGGTGCAATATCTGAGGAACATGGGGTTTAACGTTGTGTTTGGAAAATACGTGTATTCCATTGATGGCATTGTCTCCGCTCCTGCTGACAAACGGGCCGAGGATCTCATGGATATGTTCAAAAACCCTAACGTGAGAATGATCCTTGCAACACGCGGAGGGACCGGGGTACAAGGGATTCTTCCTTACCTTGATTTTGATGTCATCAGGGAAAACCCAAAGTTGATTTCAGGATACAGTGATATCACCGTCCTTTTGAATAGCCTTTATCAGTTTAGTGATCTCATTACCTTTCACAGTCTGATGCTTATTGATTTTCGAGCGGAAACTCCTTCTTATAGTTTCAATCAATTTTTTGCAGCGACCTCTACGTTTACCTCTCCGCGTGCCATTATCAATCCACCGGAAGTTGTGCGAATGGGGATAAACCCTGGAAATGTGACCGGGCCAATTGTTGGGGGAAATATCACTTCCATCGTTAATGCGATTGGAACGCCGTATGAAATCAATACAAAAGGTAAAATTCTGTTCCTTGAGGACACCCATACACCAGCCAACATGATGCTTCGTTACTTTACCCAACTGTCGATGGCGGGTAAATTTAACGATTGCCTCGGCATTATTATGGGGGAATGTACGAATTGCCCTGTGGCGTATAACACTTCCTATGCAGACCTAATTAATACGGTTCTCGTTCCTACTAGGAAACCATTAATCACCAACTTTGCCACCGGCCACGGGAGATTTAAAGCCGCCATTCCGGTTGGGGCTAGGGTGAATATGAACGCCACGAACAATACCATTACGGTGATGGAGCCTGCGGTGTCGTGGGAACAGGCACGCTGA
- a CDS encoding RNA polymerase sigma factor, translating into MEQQDDFYFVEQVLAGNKQAFAFIINRYKNRLYAMVLRMVKNSEEAKDLVQECFIKVYGQLDKYERKGSFASWLYRVSVNHCMDTFRKKQLHTVEYSDETGGGSLTPEVIYLQKEKYKQLESLLATLKKEDRLIVLLKYTNDLSYEEIGAILDIPIHTVANKIHRAKNQMRKKVQQEKGGYFHEMF; encoded by the coding sequence TTGGAACAGCAGGATGATTTTTATTTTGTGGAGCAAGTGCTTGCAGGGAATAAGCAGGCTTTTGCGTTTATTATAAATCGGTATAAGAACAGGCTTTATGCCATGGTGCTGCGGATGGTGAAGAATTCAGAAGAGGCGAAGGACCTTGTGCAGGAGTGCTTCATCAAGGTGTACGGACAACTTGATAAATATGAACGGAAAGGTAGCTTTGCCAGCTGGCTGTACAGAGTTTCTGTCAATCATTGCATGGACACCTTCCGGAAAAAGCAACTTCACACAGTGGAATACTCAGACGAAACGGGAGGCGGGTCCTTAACGCCGGAAGTAATCTATCTTCAAAAGGAAAAATATAAGCAACTGGAAAGTCTTCTAGCTACTCTGAAAAAAGAGGATCGCCTCATTGTACTTCTAAAATACACAAACGATCTGAGTTATGAGGAAATAGGAGCTATCTTGGACATTCCCATACATACCGTTGCCAACAAAATTCACAGGGCAAAAAATCAAATGAGGAAAAAGGTGCAACAGGAGAAGGGGGGCTATTTTCATGAAATGTTTTAA